CTCGCGCCGCGGCCGCGGCTACGCCCCCGAGGCAGTACGGGCCCTCACCGCACACGCCCTGACCTCGCCGGAGGTCACCGTGGCGTACGCCGAGGTGGAACTCGGCAACGAGGCCTCCGTCCGCGTCCTGGAGAAGGCGGGCCTGCACCGCTGGAGCAGTGACGGGGCGACGGCCCTCTACCGCACGGACGCGCCGGAGCCCGCACCGTCCCGGAAGTAGCGGATCCCGGGCCCGGCGGCCGCGCGGACCGCCGCCGTCGGGCCCTTCCCGCGGTCCGCCGCCGGGCCCTTCCGGCAGGTCCGCCGTCGGATCTGCCGACCGCGCGATGGATGATCGGACGCATGCTCGTCGAGTCCCTGTCCGTCGCAGCCCTGGCCGTCGTCCTCGTCTGCGCCGTCGTCCGCCCCTTCCGCTGGCCCGAGGCCGCCTTCGCCGTGCCCGCCGCCGGTGTCGTGATCCTGGCCGGGGCGATCCCGCTCGACGACGTACGGGAGGAGGCCGCCCGGCTCGGACCCGTCATCGGATTCCTCGCGGGCGTCCTCGTCCTCGCCAAGCTCTGCGCCGACGAAGGGCTCTTCCGCGCCTGCGGCAGCTGGATGGCGCGCCGGGCCGCGGGGCGGCCCCGCAAGCTGCTCGGCGCCGTCTTCGCCCTCGCCTCGCTGATCACCGCGACCCTCAGCCTGGACGCCACCGTGGTCCTCCTGACGCCGGTCGTCTTCGCCACCGCCGCCCGCATGGGCGCCCGCCCCGCGCCGCACGTCTACGCGAGCGCCCACCTGTCCAACACCGCGTCGCTCCTGCTGCCCGTCTCGAACCTGACGAACCTCCTCGCCTTCACCGCGACCGGCCTGAGCTTCACGCGCTTCGCGCTGCTCATGACGCTGCCCTGGCTGGTCGCCATCGCGGTCGAGTACGCCGTCTTCCGACGGTTCTTCGCCGCCGACCTCGACGCGCCCGCCGAAGGCACCGAGCCCGCGGAACCACCGCGGATGCCACGGTTCGCGCTGGCGACCGTCGCGGCCACCCTCGCCGGATTCGCCGCCGCCTCCGCCCTCGGCGTCGAACCCGCCTGGTCGGCCGCGGCCGGTGCGGCCGTCCTCGCGGTACGGGCCCTGCTGCGCCGTCGTACGACACCCGTGGCGATCCTGCGCGCGGCCTCGCTGCCGTTCCTGGCCTTCGTCCTCGCCCTCGGCATCGTCGTCAGGGCCGTCGTGGACAACGGTCTCGGCGACGCCCTCGGTCGGGTCCTGCCGGACGGCACCGCGCTGCCCGCGCTGCTCGGCACCGCCGCCGTCGCCGCGCTGCTCGCCAACCTGATCAACAACCTGCCCGCCGTCCTCGCCCTGGTCCCGCTGGCCGCCCCGGCCGGCCCCGGAGCCGTGCTCGCCGTGCTCATCGGCGTGAACATCGGACCCAACCTCACCTACGCCGGATCGCTCGCCACGCTGCTGTGGCGCCGCATCGCCCACCAGCACGAACACGACGTCAGCCTCGCGCGGTTCACCCGCCTCGGACTCCTCACCACCCCCGCCGCCCTGGTCCTGTCCACCCTCGCACTGTGGGTCTCCCTGCGGCTCCTGCCGGGCTGATCACGCCCGTTGCAGGGGACCCGATTTGGGAGGCCGGTGCGGCGGGTGGTTGGCTTTCCGCGAAGCACCCGAGTCACAACTGCTGGAGGAAGTGCAATGGCGCAGGTCGAGGCGGTCACCGAGCGGATCATCACGGCACAGCCGGACGATGTCTTCGACGCGCTGGCCGACTACAACGGCACGCGGGAGAAGCTCCTTTCGGAGCACTTCAGCGAGTACGAGGTGCGCGAGGGCGGCGACGGGGAGGGCACCCTCGTCCACTGGAAGCTGCAGGCCACCAGCAAGCGCATCCGTGACTGCCTCCTCGAGGTCAGCGAGCCCACCGACGGCGAACTCGTCGAGAAGGACCGCAACTCCTCCATGGTCACGACCTGGACGGTGACCCCGGCGGGCGAGGGCAAGTCCCGCGTGGTCGTCACCACCGTGTGGAACGGCGCGGGCGGCATCGGCGGTTTCTTCGAGAAGACCTTCGCGCCCAAGGGCCTCGGGCGGATCTACGACACCGTGCTCGCCAACCTCGCCGCCGAGGTCGAGAAGTAGCTCCCGCGGCGGAGCGGGCGACCGAAGGCCGGGCGGCCAACTCCCGCCTACGCCATAAGGGTTGTTGCCACGCTCACCGTTTCGAGTGGTTTTCTGTTCGGCTCCGTTGTACGCCG
The sequence above is a segment of the Streptomyces sp. Je 1-369 genome. Coding sequences within it:
- a CDS encoding arsenic transporter; translated protein: MLVESLSVAALAVVLVCAVVRPFRWPEAAFAVPAAGVVILAGAIPLDDVREEAARLGPVIGFLAGVLVLAKLCADEGLFRACGSWMARRAAGRPRKLLGAVFALASLITATLSLDATVVLLTPVVFATAARMGARPAPHVYASAHLSNTASLLLPVSNLTNLLAFTATGLSFTRFALLMTLPWLVAIAVEYAVFRRFFAADLDAPAEGTEPAEPPRMPRFALATVAATLAGFAAASALGVEPAWSAAAGAAVLAVRALLRRRTTPVAILRAASLPFLAFVLALGIVVRAVVDNGLGDALGRVLPDGTALPALLGTAAVAALLANLINNLPAVLALVPLAAPAGPGAVLAVLIGVNIGPNLTYAGSLATLLWRRIAHQHEHDVSLARFTRLGLLTTPAALVLSTLALWVSLRLLPG
- a CDS encoding SRPBCC family protein, translated to MAQVEAVTERIITAQPDDVFDALADYNGTREKLLSEHFSEYEVREGGDGEGTLVHWKLQATSKRIRDCLLEVSEPTDGELVEKDRNSSMVTTWTVTPAGEGKSRVVVTTVWNGAGGIGGFFEKTFAPKGLGRIYDTVLANLAAEVEK